In Vibrio atlanticus, the following proteins share a genomic window:
- a CDS encoding lipocalin family protein produces MKKILLLLSVILLGGCVGMPETVKPVQQFELDRYLGKWYEVARLDHSFERGLDNISAEYSLRDDGGVKVINRGYSAEDGEWNEAEGKAYFVEGSDQGYLKVSFFGPFYGAYVVFELDKENYQYAFVSGPDTDYLWLLSRTPEVAPEVMEKFKAMSKERGFNTDELIYVEHSK; encoded by the coding sequence ATGAAAAAAATATTATTGCTGCTTAGTGTGATTCTATTGGGTGGTTGCGTGGGCATGCCTGAAACAGTAAAGCCCGTTCAACAGTTTGAATTGGATAGATACTTGGGCAAATGGTACGAAGTTGCTCGTTTAGACCACTCGTTTGAGCGTGGCTTAGATAACATCAGTGCCGAATATAGCTTGCGTGATGATGGTGGCGTTAAGGTGATTAACCGCGGCTATTCGGCTGAAGATGGCGAATGGAACGAAGCGGAAGGTAAGGCGTACTTTGTCGAAGGCAGCGATCAGGGTTATCTAAAAGTGTCGTTCTTTGGCCCCTTCTACGGAGCTTATGTGGTGTTTGAGTTGGACAAAGAGAATTACCAATACGCGTTTGTTTCGGGCCCAGATACCGACTACTTGTGGTTACTTTCAAGAACACCAGAGGTTGCACCAGAAGTGATGGAGAAGTTCAAAGCGATGTCTAAAGAGCGTGGCTTCAATACTGATGAATTGATTTACGTTGAGCACAGTAAATAA
- a CDS encoding MFS transporter: MSVIQNKKFQLLAIGLASALMGIGQNGLLVSLPFLVEQSSFSLPTWSILIAIGSILFLPSAPFWGRQSDKYGPKKVVIQALIGMAISFALLCFFAMFSKQGQAFVFCLIGLVVARIIYGCTVSGMVPASQHWAILLCGEKNRLQAITSVSLGLSVGRLIGPLVSILALKLSPFAPLIVMIFLPCVALLVTMLLPTPKEETRKAEGIGQAPWLPNKTLLPFLSCGLLLCAAVALLQYSFSPLIYSITRWPTDQISDTIGILLTISAACTFATQLLVIKKEKLTPFVMYRWGALGLLVGFGMFLIPSMWAFAVAMVVTAIGAALLVPAYTLFATEKQSEAPGAAAGYIAMSHTLGYGVASMLAFTSTLNPQYPIYLCGLFSLLIFATTYVVKIKGNTKLAEQA, encoded by the coding sequence ATGTCTGTGATACAAAATAAAAAATTTCAACTATTGGCTATTGGTCTTGCTTCGGCTCTTATGGGAATTGGGCAAAACGGCTTACTCGTTTCCCTGCCTTTTCTTGTGGAACAGTCTTCATTTAGCTTGCCTACGTGGTCGATTCTTATCGCAATAGGAAGCATATTATTTCTGCCATCTGCGCCGTTTTGGGGAAGGCAGAGCGACAAATATGGCCCTAAAAAAGTAGTCATTCAAGCACTGATAGGCATGGCTATCAGCTTTGCTTTGTTGTGTTTTTTCGCCATGTTTAGCAAACAGGGGCAGGCATTCGTGTTTTGTTTGATTGGGCTGGTGGTCGCGCGAATTATTTATGGTTGTACGGTGTCTGGAATGGTGCCTGCGAGTCAGCATTGGGCGATATTATTGTGTGGTGAGAAGAACCGTTTACAGGCTATTACATCAGTGAGTCTTGGCCTAAGTGTTGGTCGATTAATTGGGCCTTTGGTCTCCATTTTAGCGTTAAAGTTATCGCCTTTTGCTCCCCTGATCGTGATGATCTTTTTGCCGTGTGTTGCTTTACTTGTCACGATGTTGTTACCAACCCCTAAAGAAGAAACTCGGAAGGCTGAAGGAATAGGGCAAGCACCTTGGTTACCGAATAAAACATTACTGCCTTTTTTATCTTGCGGGTTGTTGTTGTGTGCCGCAGTCGCGTTGTTGCAATACAGTTTTTCTCCACTTATCTATTCGATCACCCGTTGGCCTACCGATCAAATAAGTGACACGATCGGGATTCTTTTGACTATCAGTGCTGCCTGTACTTTTGCTACTCAACTCTTGGTGATCAAAAAAGAAAAGCTGACACCGTTTGTTATGTACCGTTGGGGGGCATTGGGTTTGCTTGTCGGCTTTGGAATGTTCTTGATTCCCAGTATGTGGGCGTTTGCTGTGGCGATGGTAGTGACGGCGATTGGCGCAGCGCTGCTTGTTCCTGCTTACACGTTATTCGCCACCGAAAAGCAAAGTGAGGCTCCGGGCGCAGCCGCAGGGTATATCGCCATGTCTCATACTCTAGGTTACGGGGTTGCTTCAATGCTAGCGTTTACTTCAACCTTGAACCCTCAGTATCCCATCTACTTATGTGGGCTATTTTCTCTACTGATTTTCGCGACGACTTATGTTGTAAAAATAAAGGGAAATACCAAGCTCGCTGAGCAAGCTTAA
- a CDS encoding ABC transporter ATP-binding protein translates to MYTLTNASFEIDGKKILSPTTLTFEPKKITTLLGHNGCGKSTLIKLLSRQNAPTEGDVFFNEQPLTSYSNLEFAHQVAYLPQNPPITDGVTVRELVCFGRYPWKGAFGRYSKDDYAIVDEAIEKVGLNAFSDRFVATLSGGERQRAWVAMLLAQQSQCILLDEPTSALDVAHQHELLALIRELNQSLGLTVIMVLHDVNMAAKFSDHLIALHSGKVIASGSPKDLMTPETLMQIYGMELALFKHPETGQPISYIP, encoded by the coding sequence ATGTACACACTTACCAATGCCTCGTTCGAAATCGACGGTAAGAAAATCCTTTCGCCAACGACTTTGACCTTTGAACCAAAGAAGATCACCACCTTGCTTGGTCATAATGGATGTGGAAAATCGACACTCATTAAACTGTTAAGTCGACAAAACGCGCCAACAGAAGGTGACGTTTTCTTCAATGAGCAACCACTCACCTCATACAGTAACCTTGAATTTGCACACCAAGTCGCCTACTTGCCGCAGAACCCACCGATTACTGATGGCGTGACCGTTCGTGAACTGGTTTGCTTTGGCCGTTATCCATGGAAAGGCGCATTTGGACGTTACAGCAAAGATGATTATGCCATCGTAGACGAAGCGATTGAGAAAGTTGGCCTTAACGCCTTTTCTGACCGATTTGTCGCAACACTTTCCGGCGGAGAAAGACAAAGAGCTTGGGTCGCCATGCTGCTTGCTCAGCAAAGCCAATGTATTTTGCTTGATGAACCAACCTCAGCACTCGATGTCGCGCACCAGCATGAATTGCTCGCTTTAATCAGAGAGCTTAATCAGTCACTCGGCTTAACCGTGATCATGGTGCTTCATGATGTGAACATGGCCGCCAAATTCAGTGATCATTTGATTGCGCTTCATTCTGGAAAAGTGATTGCTTCCGGTTCGCCTAAAGATTTGATGACGCCAGAAACACTGATGCAAATCTACGGAATGGAGCTTGCGCTCTTTAAACACCCTGAGACAGGGCAACCTATCAGCTACATCCCTTAA
- a CDS encoding iron-siderophore ABC transporter substrate-binding protein, whose amino-acid sequence MKKFITMLFTVLAFNALALESVHALEIKHEMGSVSFDATPKKVVALDWALTETVLSLGVELQGVADAQGYQQWVVKPALNADVTDVGSRREPNLELLTELKPDVILISEHMAAAYHQLNKIAPVLVYSVYSKKKQPLESATSVTLSLGKLFNKAQRAQQVIDETNKRLSDNGEKIRAAGNSDKPLIFARFINDKTLRIHSQGSLAQATISSMGLKNDWQEQTNLWGFTTTGTERLAEHQQTNVMIFGPLTEEEHKKLTQSPLWQAMAFTRTDSVYELPTIWTFGGLIAAQRFSDHITELLIQK is encoded by the coding sequence GTGAAAAAGTTCATCACCATGCTGTTCACAGTATTAGCTTTCAACGCCCTTGCTCTAGAGAGCGTTCACGCACTAGAAATCAAACATGAAATGGGCAGTGTCTCTTTCGATGCTACACCTAAAAAAGTGGTGGCTTTAGATTGGGCACTCACCGAAACCGTATTAAGCCTAGGCGTTGAGTTGCAAGGTGTGGCAGACGCACAAGGTTATCAGCAATGGGTGGTAAAACCTGCGTTAAATGCAGACGTGACAGATGTGGGATCTCGAAGAGAACCAAACCTAGAGCTACTAACAGAACTCAAACCTGACGTCATTTTAATCAGTGAGCATATGGCGGCGGCCTACCACCAGCTCAATAAAATCGCACCTGTCTTGGTTTACAGTGTCTACAGCAAAAAGAAACAACCTCTTGAATCCGCAACTTCGGTTACCCTCTCTTTAGGCAAGCTATTTAACAAAGCACAACGCGCCCAACAAGTGATTGATGAGACAAACAAGAGACTAAGCGATAACGGTGAAAAAATACGTGCCGCAGGCAACTCAGACAAACCACTGATTTTTGCACGCTTTATCAACGACAAAACCTTACGCATTCATAGCCAAGGTTCATTAGCGCAAGCCACCATAAGCAGCATGGGTCTTAAAAACGACTGGCAAGAGCAGACAAACCTCTGGGGTTTTACCACTACAGGTACTGAAAGGCTCGCTGAACACCAACAGACGAATGTGATGATCTTTGGCCCGCTAACGGAAGAAGAGCATAAGAAACTGACTCAATCCCCTCTTTGGCAAGCGATGGCGTTTACGCGTACAGACTCCGTTTACGAACTTCCTACCATCTGGACCTTCGGTGGGCTAATCGCCGCTCAAAGGTTTAGTGACCACATTACCGAACTGCTTATCCAAAAATAA
- the fhuB gene encoding Fe(3+)-hydroxamate ABC transporter permease FhuB, with the protein MATVKIEKTVTGRFNIKAAALPVAAVLLISSLLQITAPYSQGFGLIWGTLFHFDSSNYQHLITHLTYLPRLTVALICGFALAVAGCVMQFVLRNPIASPTTLGVAAGAELGMVLGILLIPANLAIPGFIPAFIGGCLATGLVFTLSSARGFSPLHMVLAGMVVSLFLGSLNTMLLMLHEQRLTSIFVWGAGVLNQNDWSSVQVLIPLVSIPTLLLLVLQRPLSALQFGDNVATSLGVNIKQIKLLCLSLAIFITAAVVSEVGLIGFVGIVAPAIARLIGVRALAKQILVSGLVGSFILLIVDLVIQPFSGFGGELLPTGAMTALLGAPFLLWLLQRTKLQSDLKNRSETIEHYKFVSTRKVLAAMSVLLMAMCVLALTVGKNQFGWNLELNPSLFDLRLPRVLVALLAGIGLAFAGTIIQRISNNPMASPEVLGISSGAALALVLGTLFGIAVGREEQMLLGTLGATSVTAVVWLMGRKHNFAPTQTLLTGIALSAGLDALLRITMSSGNENATALLTWLSGSTYLVANQDVILLAVGVTIISAVALSLNRWIELINLDDVTTSSLGMSTTAVRLALLLLVAALTTLCTIVIGPLSFIGLLAPHMARSLHQYRAIPQMLTAALLGAIIMVAADWVGRTLWFPWQFPAGLLASLIGGGYFLYLMRK; encoded by the coding sequence ATGGCTACCGTAAAGATCGAAAAAACCGTCACCGGGCGATTCAATATCAAGGCAGCGGCACTACCTGTCGCTGCTGTTTTGTTGATCAGCTCGCTACTGCAAATTACCGCTCCTTACTCGCAAGGGTTTGGCTTGATTTGGGGTACGCTGTTTCACTTTGATTCTTCAAATTATCAGCATCTGATTACTCACCTCACCTATTTACCTAGGCTTACCGTCGCTCTCATTTGTGGTTTTGCACTGGCAGTCGCTGGGTGTGTGATGCAATTTGTACTGCGTAACCCCATTGCCTCACCTACAACATTGGGTGTTGCTGCGGGCGCAGAACTCGGCATGGTATTAGGGATCCTTTTAATTCCTGCGAACCTAGCTATCCCAGGGTTTATTCCCGCTTTCATCGGGGGCTGCCTTGCAACAGGCTTAGTTTTTACTTTAAGTTCTGCACGAGGCTTTTCACCATTACACATGGTGTTAGCCGGTATGGTGGTCAGCCTATTTTTAGGCTCACTCAACACCATGTTGCTCATGCTGCATGAACAACGGCTTACCAGTATTTTTGTTTGGGGTGCAGGTGTACTGAATCAGAATGATTGGTCGAGCGTGCAGGTTCTCATACCTTTAGTCTCGATCCCGACGCTGTTATTACTGGTTTTACAGCGTCCATTATCAGCGCTGCAATTTGGCGATAATGTCGCCACTTCGCTTGGTGTAAACATCAAACAAATCAAATTGCTTTGCTTATCGTTGGCGATCTTTATTACTGCAGCCGTAGTCAGTGAAGTAGGCTTAATCGGATTCGTTGGCATTGTGGCTCCTGCTATCGCTAGGCTTATCGGCGTAAGAGCACTCGCGAAACAGATTCTGGTCAGCGGGTTGGTAGGCAGCTTCATTCTATTGATTGTGGATTTAGTGATTCAGCCCTTCTCTGGCTTCGGTGGCGAACTGCTCCCTACCGGCGCAATGACGGCGCTACTGGGTGCTCCTTTCTTATTGTGGTTACTGCAACGTACCAAGCTGCAGTCCGATCTCAAAAACCGCAGTGAAACCATTGAGCACTACAAATTCGTCAGTACGCGTAAAGTACTTGCCGCGATGTCAGTACTATTGATGGCAATGTGTGTTCTTGCCCTTACAGTAGGTAAAAACCAGTTCGGCTGGAATCTTGAACTCAACCCATCGCTATTCGATCTACGTCTACCGCGTGTATTAGTCGCGCTATTGGCAGGGATCGGGCTTGCGTTTGCAGGCACGATTATTCAACGCATCTCAAACAACCCAATGGCGAGCCCCGAAGTATTGGGGATCAGCTCAGGGGCTGCTCTGGCGTTAGTGCTCGGCACACTATTTGGCATAGCAGTCGGCCGAGAAGAGCAAATGCTGCTTGGTACACTCGGCGCAACTTCAGTGACTGCCGTGGTTTGGTTAATGGGAAGAAAACACAATTTCGCCCCAACGCAAACCTTGTTAACAGGCATCGCGCTAAGTGCAGGGCTCGACGCTCTACTGCGCATCACAATGAGCTCGGGTAATGAGAATGCAACCGCGCTCCTCACTTGGCTTTCAGGATCGACTTATTTAGTCGCGAATCAAGATGTCATTTTGCTCGCCGTTGGGGTTACCATCATCAGTGCAGTGGCGCTGTCGTTGAATCGCTGGATAGAGCTGATTAACTTAGACGACGTCACCACAAGCAGCCTAGGTATGAGCACAACCGCTGTTCGATTGGCTTTGCTTTTGCTTGTCGCGGCACTAACAACTCTGTGCACCATCGTCATTGGGCCATTAAGTTTCATTGGATTATTGGCGCCGCACATGGCACGTTCGCTTCACCAATATCGCGCGATTCCTCAAATGCTCACTGCAGCATTATTAGGCGCTATCATCATGGTTGCTGCCGACTGGGTTGGTCGTACGCTATGGTTTCCTTGGCAGTTCCCTGCAGGTCTATTAGCCTCTCTGATTGGTGGCGGCTACTTCCTCTATCTAATGAGAAAATAA
- a CDS encoding GntR family transcriptional regulator, translated as MDTTTITKLQQNLLFKVIARLKADNAKAGSSLNESSLAQQFEVSRSPIRAVLKHLSAQGITKVVPYKGSVLQTDAADIEISGQDNDQQPRQEQLYLRVLMDLFFSELGQSFSEKDLQQRYDANRGEMQSVLRLLENDGIFRRSPGYKWQLDGVLNTLERHTESYRCRLIFEPAGLLEPTWTLDNSAIESCRDRHAQAIQTPESVNASQLFSLSAEFHEQLAACSGNRFLLSTMQQHNRLRKATDLVSMHIQSSVTKSCQRRLEIIELVLEGDNQTASTKLAQLLENDIRVMKRTYNDVMTVSMEQRESLINSIIAKNS; from the coding sequence ATGGACACAACGACAATTACAAAGCTCCAACAAAATTTGTTATTCAAGGTCATCGCGAGGCTAAAAGCCGACAACGCGAAAGCGGGAAGCAGCCTAAACGAATCATCTTTGGCGCAGCAATTCGAAGTATCAAGAAGCCCTATTCGAGCGGTGCTAAAACACTTGTCAGCGCAAGGCATCACTAAAGTCGTCCCTTATAAAGGGTCTGTATTACAAACCGATGCGGCAGATATCGAAATTTCAGGCCAAGACAACGACCAACAACCTCGCCAAGAACAATTATACCTGCGCGTACTCATGGATTTATTCTTTAGTGAGTTAGGTCAGTCGTTTTCCGAGAAAGACCTGCAACAACGTTATGATGCCAACCGTGGTGAGATGCAAAGCGTACTGCGCCTATTAGAAAACGATGGTATTTTTCGTCGCAGTCCAGGATACAAATGGCAGCTTGATGGTGTGTTGAACACCCTAGAAAGACACACCGAAAGTTATCGCTGTCGACTCATTTTCGAGCCTGCTGGCCTACTCGAACCAACATGGACACTTGATAACAGTGCAATTGAAAGCTGCCGAGATCGCCATGCTCAAGCGATTCAGACCCCAGAATCTGTCAACGCCAGTCAACTCTTTAGCCTCAGTGCTGAGTTTCACGAGCAACTTGCCGCATGTTCAGGAAATCGCTTCTTATTGAGCACCATGCAACAACATAATCGCCTACGTAAAGCGACAGATCTCGTCTCGATGCACATTCAATCTTCGGTCACTAAATCGTGCCAGCGTCGCCTAGAGATCATCGAATTGGTGCTAGAAGGTGACAACCAAACGGCCTCGACAAAATTAGCTCAGCTACTGGAAAATGACATTCGAGTCATGAAACGCACCTACAACGACGTAATGACGGTCTCTATGGAGCAGCGAGAAAGTTTAATCAACAGCATCATTGCAAAAAACAGTTAA